Genomic DNA from Prunus persica cultivar Lovell chromosome G1, Prunus_persica_NCBIv2, whole genome shotgun sequence:
TATATCTTGTCCAGCTGAGGATGGGACAGGTCTCCCATGAAGAACTCATGGACTATGTTATCCACCTCTATCCAACTACAGCCCGGTGTTTTCGTTACGCCTTTGTCTCGCATCCTCAGCCTACAGTTTGCTGCATCATCCAGCCTACCCATTGAAGTATATACattggcaagatagacatagcTTCCAGAATGATCGGAATCTAGCTCGAGAATGTGTTGCACAACGCGTTCACCTCTCTCGGTGTCTTTATAAATCCGACAACCACCAAGCAATGCACCCCAGACTATAACATTGGGCTTCACAGGCATGGAGTTGATCAAATCTTCTGCTTCAACAAGGCGGCCGGCGCGGCTGAGAAGATCAACCACACAACCATAATGCTCAACCTTGGGGAAGGTCCCATATCTTTTGTCCATCATATCGAAATACTCAAGCCCCTTGTCGACCAAGCCAACATGAGTGCACGCTGTCAATAAGCCCATGAAAGTAATGTCATTTGGCTTCACCTCATGCTCAATCATTTTATTGAAACACCAGAAAGCTTCATCGGCATGGCCATTCATGGCCAACCCAGTAATGATAATGCTCCAAGATATCACATCCCTCTGATGCATCTTTCCAAAAACCAGCTTAGCCTCGGCTATGCAGCCACACTTGGCATACATATCTGCCAATGCATTCCccaaaaacaaacccaactccATCCCACGCTGTCTTATAAACTTATCAATCCACTTCCCCAAGTCAAGTGCGCCAAGATGAGCGCAAGCAGACAACACACTAACAAGCGTGACATCATTTGGCGCCAATCCATACTGTTGCATTTGCCTAAACAAACCAATGGCCTCAGCATACTTCTCATTCTGCGCATACCCCGCAATCATCGCATTCCATGAAACCACATTCCTCTCCGGCATCTCATCGAAAAGACGGCGAGCTTCCCCCAACTCACCGAACTTCGCATACGCAGTGATCATAGTCGACCAAGAAAACAAAGTCTTCTCTGCCATCCCATCAAACACCCACCTGGCCTTATCAACCCGCCCGCTCAAGCAATACCCCGAAACCAAAGTGTTCCATGAAACAACATCTCTCACacccatttcatcaaacagCTTCTGGGCAATCCCGAAATTACCCACCTTGAAATACATATCAGTAAGCGAATTTCTGACAAATAAATTACCCTCACACCCGTATTTAGCAACAAAGCAGTGAACTTTCTCTCCCTCCGTCACTTGGGCAAGGCCAGCGCAGGCCTTGAGCACAGAAGTGAACGTGTACTCATCTGGGGCTGGAGCATTTGGCGAACCCAGTTGCCGATTGAAGTAATATATGGTGTGCTGCCAGTCATTGTTTTGAGCAAAGGCTTTGAGGAGGGCATTGTAGACGAAGATGTTTGGGGCTGTGAGGAAGTGGTTGAATACGAGCGCCACGTGGCGGATGTTGGCGTGGTCGGCGCAGACGCCGATGAGCTTGACGGCGATGATGTTTGGGTCGATGGAGGGTAATGGGTTGATGGTCGCTTGGGCTTGGATTTGGTAGAGGTGGCGCATGGTAAGCTGGGCGGCGCATCTTAGTAGGAGGTGAGTGAGCTTGGGGTGGTTGTGCGGGTAAAGAAGAGCCAGGATGGGTTCGGCTGAGTCGCTGACTCGGTTACTCTGCGCAATGTTTTACAGAGAAGACGACCTCGGAGAGACGAGTACAAATGTCACAGAGCTAAACCAGCGCAGGGGAGCCCCTGGGCCAAAAGCCCAAGTCTCGTATTTTTtatgatatatttatttatcaaggCCCAGAAGGAATGGGAAAAAAAGAGTCGTTATATAGTAAGGTTCATTATATATGATTCTTAGATGAGGTGATATATCTTAATTGTTGAATATAGCTgatcaatttaatttaataattaactaATTTGATCAAACGGTTAAGATATAGAATCTCACCTAATAACTATATATAACatcctcactatagaattcttggggaaagaaaacagaagTGCCTTACAATATTGAGTGTCCAACTCGGAAGGAATgagtcattttttttttattggacttttattattaaaagggTCAATAACTCACACATATTAAATGAATGTTAAGGCTTGTACTTAAATCTTAAAGAGCAATAACCACTACATTAGAAGAAATGAGACTTTTAAGTGAGGGGAGGAcataagttttctttttaacgcTACTTTGAACTGTTCAACCAGCCGAGAGGCAAATCTGGACAAAGCGACAGAAACGTTAATGTATAAaaattgaccccaaaaaaaaagttaatgtacgaaaatttatattttttactgaacaaaaagaagaacatgAGAAAAACGTGGCAGAATcacaggttttttttttttaaaaaaaatattttaatatatatatatatatatatttttccaaaGGTAGAATCACAGGTTCACTTCACTCAAAATTACTCGAAATCTGAAACTATAAACACCGATAAGCCGCTGtctttctatctctctctctgtctgtgTTCTGAATCTGGATTAGAGAAGAAAATTGTGTGTCTGTTTGGAGCGAGTGAGATTAGCAGAAAGAGAATGGGGATTCCATCGGAAATGAGGGACATGTGGGTGAACCGCGGAAAAGGGTTGCTCATTCCTTCGCCAGCTGAAGAACAGAAGAGGTTAAGATCCGCAAAGTGTACCCAAGGTTTGTTTTCGTTAATCACTGATTATAATTTGGGCAAGCTCTGTTTTCATCCTCTACCCAGTTGAGTTTGTCTGATTGATCGACCATCTGGTTGATTTGATTTAGATTGCTAGGTTATTAGTTAGTTAATTAACTTGTAATGtttggaaaatttgaaattcctGTCCGGTTCTGTTCTGAGAATCGGCGAGAACGAGAACgaggaaaaggaaataaagaaattgGATCTGTTGCTTTAAAAGTTGGAACTTTTTGTTTATACTGACCTGAATTGAattgtaatttaataaataaaaaaagagcgGTAAATTTTCTT
This window encodes:
- the LOC109946484 gene encoding pentatricopeptide repeat-containing protein At5g48910-like, which codes for MRHLYQIQAQATINPLPSIDPNIIAVKLIGVCADHANIRHVALVFNHFLTAPNIFVYNALLKAFAQNNDWQHTIYYFNRQLGSPNAPAPDEYTFTSVLKACAGLAQVTEGEKVHCFVAKYGCEGNLFVRNSLTDMYFKVGNFGIAQKLFDEMGVRDVVSWNTLVSGYCLSGRVDKARWVFDGMAEKTLFSWSTMITAYAKFGELGEARRLFDEMPERNVVSWNAMIAGYAQNEKYAEAIGLFRQMQQYGLAPNDVTLVSVLSACAHLGALDLGKWIDKFIRQRGMELGLFLGNALADMYAKCGCIAEAKLVFGKMHQRDVISWSIIITGLAMNGHADEAFWCFNKMIEHEVKPNDITFMGLLTACTHVGLVDKGLEYFDMMDKRYGTFPKVEHYGCVVDLLSRAGRLVEAEDLINSMPVKPNVIVWGALLGGCRIYKDTERGERVVQHILELDSDHSGSYVYLANVYTSMGRLDDAANCRLRMRDKGVTKTPGCSWIEVDNIVHEFFMGDLSHPQLDKIYWMIRELRRKMKLAGYKPKTDLVLHTIDEEEKEDALSVHSEKLAIAFGLISTSPGTTIRIVKNLRVCNDCHDATKIISKIVEREIIVRDRSRFHHFKDGKCSCNDYW